In the genome of Paenibacillus pabuli, one region contains:
- a CDS encoding STM4012 family radical SAM protein has translation MDDQSQHTTAGHSAQSGSNTATDLRELLASPYRSYLYSYPHKTAYRELNPPLPLGPLWERENTDTYFLYMHIPFCAARCGFCNLFTLPDRRDDTHVRYVDALERQAKQWAPLTSRRPYSRFAIGGGTPTLLNEFQLNRLFDIAEDVMGLDPTQASISVETSPDTVTEAKLAIMKERSVDRVSMGIQSFIEAEASAIYRPQKPQEVERALEKLTRFEFPLLNLDLIYGLPGQTVESWLYSLERVLSYEPGEIFIYPLYTRENTIVKPDDIQRQGPDIRMELYKAARETLKSRGYIQYSMRRFAKEQSSSGSKVLLPYSCQEEGMVGLGCGARSYTSEVHYASKYGVSYKATQSIIADYVATERYDVADYGIVLSREEQKRRFILKALLHREGLALSDYNQRFGTEVLSDYGWLGELLSEGMAELEQDDRGNRVLRLTEEGLGYSDAIGDWLISAEVREQMEGFVFS, from the coding sequence ATGGACGATCAATCTCAACATACGACAGCAGGTCATTCCGCACAGTCCGGATCCAACACAGCTACAGATCTCAGAGAACTACTTGCTTCTCCCTATCGCTCTTATTTATATTCGTATCCCCACAAGACAGCATATCGGGAGTTGAACCCACCTTTACCGCTCGGTCCATTGTGGGAACGTGAGAATACCGATACGTATTTTTTATACATGCACATTCCGTTTTGTGCCGCTCGTTGCGGATTCTGCAATCTGTTTACGTTACCGGATCGTCGTGATGACACCCATGTGCGTTATGTGGATGCGCTTGAACGGCAAGCCAAGCAGTGGGCACCACTCACATCACGCAGACCCTATTCGAGGTTTGCCATCGGTGGTGGGACGCCCACATTATTAAATGAATTTCAGTTGAACCGCCTGTTCGATATTGCGGAAGATGTAATGGGGCTTGATCCGACACAGGCTTCAATTTCGGTAGAAACGTCACCGGATACCGTGACGGAAGCCAAATTGGCGATCATGAAGGAGAGAAGCGTGGACCGGGTAAGTATGGGCATTCAAAGCTTTATCGAAGCTGAAGCCTCAGCCATTTACCGTCCGCAGAAACCACAGGAAGTGGAACGTGCGCTTGAGAAGCTTACGCGGTTTGAATTCCCTTTGTTGAATCTGGATCTGATCTACGGTCTGCCGGGACAAACGGTGGAATCGTGGTTGTATTCGCTGGAACGTGTACTCTCATATGAACCGGGTGAGATTTTCATTTACCCACTCTACACCCGCGAGAATACCATTGTGAAACCCGATGATATTCAGCGTCAGGGACCCGATATTCGGATGGAGCTGTATAAGGCTGCGCGTGAGACTTTAAAAAGCAGAGGCTATATCCAGTATTCCATGCGCAGATTTGCCAAAGAACAATCATCTTCTGGAAGCAAAGTGCTTCTACCCTACAGCTGTCAGGAGGAAGGCATGGTTGGTCTGGGTTGCGGTGCACGCTCTTATACCAGTGAAGTACACTATGCTTCCAAGTATGGTGTTAGTTACAAAGCTACACAAAGCATCATCGCCGATTATGTGGCAACCGAGCGCTATGATGTGGCCGATTACGGCATTGTACTCAGCCGGGAGGAGCAGAAGCGCCGCTTTATTCTGAAAGCTCTGCTGCATCGGGAAGGTTTGGCGCTGTCTGATTATAATCAGCGATTCGGTACGGAAGTCTTGTCAGACTACGGATGGTTAGGTGAATTGCTGTCAGAGGGCATGGCTGAGCTTGAGCAGGACGATCGGGGTAATCGGGTGCTGCGTTTGACAGAAGAAGGTTTGGGCTACTCGGATGCTATTGGAGATTGGCTTATCTCCGCTGAGGTTCGTGAACAAATGGAAGGGTTTGTATTCTCATGA
- a CDS encoding STM4013/SEN3800 family hydrolase: MPDMNTIVGSHDLLMITLDTLRYDVAKLEEQYCPNLCGTGPWEKRHTPGSFTYAAHHAFFGGFMPTPANTDKASHVRLFHSRNTGLKTHPHTWLFETPDIVSGFAAEGYRTICIGGVIFFTKKNPLAKVLPGYFQQSYWRMNFGVTNPKSTEHQVKHALKLLEQSAPDEKLFLFLNVSAIHGPNRYFVEGAREDSVETQRAALRYVDQALGPLFDAMRQRSRPTFCLAFSDHGTAYGEDGYQGHRLAHDVVWNVPYREFIL; the protein is encoded by the coding sequence ATGCCGGATATGAACACCATCGTAGGCTCCCATGATCTATTAATGATTACGCTGGACACGTTAAGGTATGACGTGGCCAAGCTGGAGGAACAGTATTGCCCCAACCTGTGCGGTACGGGGCCTTGGGAGAAGCGTCATACTCCGGGAAGTTTCACCTATGCGGCGCATCATGCTTTTTTTGGTGGCTTCATGCCTACACCTGCCAATACGGACAAAGCCTCCCACGTACGACTTTTTCATTCCCGGAATACCGGATTAAAGACGCATCCGCATACGTGGCTGTTCGAAACACCGGATATCGTATCCGGATTCGCTGCTGAAGGGTACCGTACGATCTGTATTGGCGGCGTCATTTTCTTCACCAAGAAAAATCCGCTCGCCAAAGTGCTGCCGGGTTATTTTCAGCAGAGCTACTGGCGGATGAATTTTGGGGTAACCAACCCCAAATCGACTGAGCATCAGGTTAAGCACGCCTTGAAGCTGCTGGAGCAGAGCGCACCGGATGAGAAACTTTTTTTGTTCCTGAATGTGTCTGCCATCCATGGGCCCAATCGTTATTTTGTGGAAGGTGCAAGAGAGGACTCAGTAGAGACACAGCGTGCAGCGCTTCGTTATGTGGATCAGGCCCTTGGGCCATTGTTTGATGCAATGAGGCAGCGTTCGCGGCCTACGTTCTGTCTGGCTTTTTCCGATCATGGCACAGCTTATGGTGAGGATGGTTATCAGGGGCATAGGCTGGCGCATGATGTGGTCTGGAATGTACCATACCGTGAATTTATTTTATAG
- a CDS encoding STM4014 family protein, whose product MMSGMTEMEENLQRPVKNSELEQPLLLIGNPNNRRTLGLQEARQRLGLQPALVLPYARLLKIWRQGGTIANALQQCLEGRGTTYTQGEPWVSSPTLMSYANHDSAHGVKSVPLIRIDAPGEEWEVERELLFLGAVKDISPLTDSLSASMIPAAQTLTLEQEWGRIYAPNQWFRGWKACLERIAREAQEYWPNARFMNDPHDIAIMFDKRKCQQHLSAHGVHVPPTLQSSELISNYEDLRTAMKTAGMNRVFVKLACGSGASGVVAYQINPQTGAEIAITTVGMERVQGEIIFYNEGRMRRYTRTSEISALMDWLCAEGAQIERWMAKATYGSSVFDIRQLVAGGQAAHAVVRLSQTPITNLHLRNERLLPVEAGLDEHQMDGVQKEAKAAMAAFPNSWSAGIDVMLSAGTEPRAYILDVNPFGDLLYRVQHNGLGTYEWEMELLRKEPHNHAGYEHHRRLP is encoded by the coding sequence ATGATGTCAGGCATGACGGAAATGGAAGAAAATTTGCAACGCCCAGTTAAGAATTCTGAGCTGGAGCAGCCGTTATTGTTAATTGGCAACCCGAATAATCGCCGTACCCTCGGACTACAGGAGGCAAGACAGCGTCTTGGCTTACAGCCTGCACTTGTGCTGCCTTATGCCCGTTTGCTAAAGATTTGGAGACAGGGTGGAACTATTGCGAATGCCCTACAACAATGTCTGGAAGGGCGAGGGACTACATACACGCAGGGAGAGCCATGGGTTTCTTCACCGACATTGATGTCATATGCGAATCATGATTCAGCTCATGGAGTGAAAAGCGTACCTCTTATTCGGATTGATGCACCTGGTGAGGAGTGGGAAGTAGAGCGTGAGCTGCTCTTTCTTGGAGCTGTGAAGGATATATCTCCATTAACCGATAGCCTTTCTGCGAGTATGATTCCAGCAGCACAGACACTCACTCTTGAACAGGAGTGGGGGCGGATCTACGCGCCCAACCAATGGTTTCGAGGCTGGAAGGCATGTTTGGAGCGAATTGCCCGTGAAGCTCAGGAATATTGGCCTAATGCCCGGTTCATGAATGATCCCCATGATATTGCGATCATGTTTGATAAAAGGAAATGCCAGCAGCATTTATCTGCTCATGGCGTTCACGTTCCCCCAACGCTCCAATCTTCGGAGTTGATCAGCAATTATGAAGACCTGCGCACAGCGATGAAAACAGCCGGGATGAATCGCGTTTTTGTAAAACTTGCGTGTGGCTCCGGGGCCTCAGGTGTTGTTGCCTATCAAATTAACCCGCAAACGGGTGCCGAAATCGCCATAACCACTGTAGGAATGGAACGGGTTCAGGGAGAGATTATTTTTTATAACGAAGGCCGAATGCGCAGATATACACGTACCTCGGAGATATCGGCGCTGATGGATTGGCTGTGTGCTGAGGGTGCCCAGATTGAACGCTGGATGGCTAAAGCAACTTATGGTTCAAGTGTGTTTGATATTCGCCAGCTTGTGGCAGGTGGACAAGCAGCTCATGCCGTCGTACGGCTTAGTCAGACACCGATCACCAATCTCCATCTGCGCAATGAACGGTTGCTGCCTGTAGAAGCGGGGCTGGATGAACATCAGATGGATGGGGTTCAGAAGGAAGCGAAAGCAGCAATGGCTGCCTTCCCCAACTCGTGGTCAGCAGGTATTGACGTGATGCTCAGTGCAGGTACTGAACCGCGTGCCTATATTTTGGATGTGAATCCGTTTGGAGATTTGTTGTACAGAGTACAGCATAACGGACTAGGAACGTATGAATGGGAAATGGAACTTTTGCGAAAGGAGCCTCACAACCATGCCGGATATGAACACCATCGTAGGCTCCCATGA
- a CDS encoding STM4015 family protein, translated as MQEVKLTVSYDDYEDGIRMEKLIRELAAKPEAGSLESLIIGDWGQAYENSPDEFMGTLTGLASSFPSLKKLFIGDMGFEECEVSWIIQTNLTPLLVAFPELKSFTVKGSSGLSLEPIEHAKLEELIIICGGLPKSVLASISRAKLPELRKLELYLGVDNYGFDGSLEDVLPLLEQGLFPKLVYLGLKDSEIQDEIAKAAAEAPILDQLEILDLSEGTLSDEGAEALLASDKIKKLKHLNLSYHYMSDEMLIRWKRSSGISVDVSEQQQSDEDDWRYPSLTE; from the coding sequence ATGCAAGAAGTGAAACTTACGGTGTCTTATGATGATTATGAGGACGGTATTCGTATGGAAAAGTTGATCAGGGAACTGGCTGCCAAACCGGAGGCCGGTTCGCTGGAGAGCCTGATTATTGGAGACTGGGGACAGGCTTATGAAAATTCACCGGATGAATTCATGGGAACACTCACCGGATTGGCTTCAAGCTTTCCATCTTTGAAGAAATTGTTCATCGGAGATATGGGCTTTGAAGAATGTGAGGTTTCATGGATTATTCAGACGAATCTCACACCACTATTGGTTGCTTTTCCTGAATTGAAGTCATTCACAGTGAAGGGCAGCAGCGGACTAAGTCTGGAGCCAATCGAACATGCCAAACTTGAAGAATTAATCATTATTTGCGGTGGTCTTCCCAAAAGCGTGTTAGCTTCAATTTCCCGGGCTAAACTGCCTGAATTGCGTAAGCTTGAGCTGTATCTGGGTGTGGATAATTATGGTTTCGATGGTTCACTGGAAGATGTGCTGCCACTTTTGGAACAGGGCTTATTTCCAAAGCTCGTCTACCTGGGTCTGAAAGATAGTGAAATTCAGGATGAGATTGCGAAAGCTGCAGCTGAGGCTCCAATTTTGGATCAACTTGAAATCCTGGATCTGTCAGAGGGCACGTTGTCTGATGAAGGGGCAGAGGCGCTGCTTGCCAGTGACAAGATCAAAAAACTTAAACATCTGAATCTCAGTTATCACTACATGTCGGATGAAATGCTCATTCGCTGGAAACGTTCCTCCGGTATATCTGTAGATGTCAGCGAGCAACAACAGAGTGATGAAGATGACTGGCGTTACCCGTCGTTAACGGAATAA